The nucleotide sequence AGCACGTAAAGGTCGGCGCGCACGCTCCGGATGGCCTCCGCGAGCGCGTCCGCGTTGCGCGGCGGGTCCGACAGGTGGGCGTCGGACACCTGGCAGATGCTCATGCCGTCCAGCGCCGGCGGAAGATCAACGGAGACCACCTCGTGGCGCGTGACCTCCACCGCGGTGGGTTCCACCACTCGCATGTAGTGATGGGTCCACCGCGCGGCGGCGATCGCGGCGGCGAGCAGTACCGCGCCGACGACGGTCCAGGCCGCTATGGGCATGGCTCCTCCGGCCGCCGCGCCAGGCAGCAGACGGTGACGCCGAACGGCAACCGGATCGCCCGGAGAAGGGCGTTCTCGGCCCGCAGCGCGGCGACGAGCAGCGCGTTCACGAGCGCGGGCACGGGCACCAGGGAGGCCTTCGGCGCGCCCGACTCGCGGGTGGCGCGCCGCACCGCCCACACGACCGGGAAGAGAAGGGTCATTGCGTAGGAGAGCCGCCGGGGGGAGAGACCCGCGCCGATCACCAGCCGCCGCAGGCCGGCCACCGTGTACCGCCGGTAGTGCATGAGCGCGATGTCGTGGGCACTCCAGAGGAACTGGTAGGCCGGGACCGTGGCGACAAGGTGGCCGCCGGGCCGCAGCACGCGGCGTATCTCGGCCGCGCATGCGGCGTCGTCGGGCAGGTGCTCCATCACGTCGAGCGCGACGACGGCATCGAACGACCCGCTGGCGAACGGCAGGCGCATCGCGTCGGCCGCGCAGAGGCGCGTGAGCCCGCGGCGCCGGCAAAAGCCGAGCGCCAGCCGGCTGAAGTCGGCCGACACGACGGTGCCGAACCGCCGGAGGCGCGCCGACATGGCGCCGGTGCCGCAGCCGAGGTCGAGGATGCGAAGGTCGGTCCGGCCGGTCTCGGCGGCGGCCAGCAGGTCCGCCGAGAGCTCGTGACGCCCGACGAACCACCAGTAGGAGTCTTCGAGCGCGTACATGCGCTCATACTCCTCGCGGTTCACGGGAGGGCCTCGCGGCGAGCGGCCCGCCGAGCAGATGCGGGCGCGCCCAGCGCGTGCGGGGCGGCGGGACGCCGGGCGAATGGGCGGGGATCCACAGGTCAGGGAACGGAGGTGCGCTCGGTCTCCGCCCTGCTCAGCTCGTAGGCCGTGGCGCGAATGCGGAAGAGTGTCCTTAGCATGCGAAGGGCATCGCGCACGAAGACCACCTTGCTGCCCTCCTGGTGTGCCCAGCGTACGGGCACCTCGGCCACACGGTAGCCAAGCCGCCGCGCCACGTAGAGCACCTCCACGTCGAACGAGAAGTTGTCGATGCGGCAGAGCCGAAACGTGTTCTGGGCGGCCGCGCGGGTGAAGAGCTTGAAGCCGCACTGGGTATCGCGGATACCGGGAACAGCCACGACCTGCACCACCCGGTTGAACAGCTTGCCGCCCATCTCGCGCCACCAGGCCTGGCGGCGCTCCAGCCGGGCACCAGGAATGTCCCGCGAGCCGATGGCCACCTCGGCGCCAGCCCGGACATGGCCCAGCAGGTTCGCAACCTCCTCGATCGGGGTTGCGAGGTCGGCGTCGGAGAAGAGTATGAAGTCGCCGGAGGCTCGCAGCACGCCGTAGCGCACGGCGTGGCCCTTGCCGCGGTTGCCGTCGTAGTGGAGCAGATGAACGTTGGCGCGCCCCTCCGCGATGGCCCGAACGCGCTCGAGCGTGGCGTCGGTGCTGCCGTCGTCCACGATCAAGAGCTCGTAGGGGCGCCCGTCGCCGTCGAGGTACGCGAGCATGCGCTCCAGCGTGGCGCCGATCCGCGACTCCTCGTTGTAGGCGGGGACGACGACCGACAGCAATGGGTTGGGCGGCGAGAACGGCGATTCGGAGGGGTTCCGCAAGCGTTGCTGCTCCTGAATGGCGGCCGCGCGCGCCGCCGAACCGATTGCATGATAGGTGCATTATAGCGGAGACGATGGCGATGCGTCAAACGGGGCCTCGCCCAGGGGCCGCGAAGGCGGCGGGTATAATGGCGACGGCCGGGCGCGCGGCGCGCGGCGGCCCGAGCGGCCGGGCGCGAGGCCGGGATCAGGGGAGATGCCGTGCTGCTGATCGTGGGGCTGGGGAACCCGGGCTCCGAGTACGCCGGCACCCGCCACAACGTGGGGTTCGACGTGATCGACCTGCTTGCCGCGCGCTGGGCCATCCCGGTGCGGCGGCGCGCGCTGCGCTCCGTGCTGGGCACGGGCCGGGTCGGCGAGGCGTCCCTGGTGCTCGCCCGGCCGATGACCTACATGAACGTCTCCGGCGAGGCCGTCGGCGCGATCGCGCGGATGTACCGAATCGAGCCGTCGAACGTGATCGTGATCGTCGATGACGTCGCCCTGCCCACGGGCAAATTGCGCCTGAGGCTTCAGGGGTCTAGTGGCGGCCACCACGGGCTCGAATCGGTGGAGCGTCACCTCGGAACCCGCGCGTATCCGCGGATCCGCATTGGGGTCGGGCAGGCGCGCCCCGGCCAGATGGTCGGCCACGTGCTCGGCCGGTTTCGGGCGGCGGAGCGCGAGGCGATGACGGAGGCCCGCGAGCGCGCCGCCGACGCCGTCGAACTCGCGGTCCGTGAGGGCTTCGAGCAGGCGATGAACGTCTACAACCGCGACCCTGAGCCTGGCGACCGGCGCGCGTGAGCCGGCTCGCCGGGCCGCGGCTACGGCGTGCCCTTGCGATGGAGCGTGACGATTACTCTCGTCATGTCAATACGCATTGCCTGTCGTCATCTGACAGCGTGCCGGACCAAGGACCTCCCTCCTCGTCCTCGGCCGAGTCGCCGTCCTCGATGTCCCGCGTCTTGATGGTGACCTTGCCGTCCTCGGCCTTCCAGGAGATGGGCTGCTCGGGCCGGTCGGCGACCTTCAGGAAGCCGGTGCCCTTCACGTCAAGCCGCAGCCTGCTGGGGCCGGTCAGCGGGCCGCCGGCCACGGCGTTTGCCAAGAAGCCGAGCCCCTGGTCCTTCATGTCGGACTGGCCCGTCCAGACTCCGCCGAGCGGCGACTCCGCCGCGGACAGCGGCGCCTGGCCGCGGCTCGGCGCCCCGCCGTTGCAGCCGCTCAAGGCGCAGCCGAAGATGAGTGCGAGCCCTGCGATGAGCCCTCGTGGCAATCGTCTCTCCTTCCCGCGGCCCGGCCCCGCCACAGCCGGTCGGGACGCGGCGATCGGTACCGCGCATAGGACGCTCGGGGGCCTCGCCCGGTGCCCGTCCGGGCCAGACAGCCGGCAGGCGCGCGAGGCGAGGGACCGCCGCGCGGCCCCACGGAGGGCTCCGGAGGGCGTGGGCAGGAGGCTCGCTCATGCGTGACGGCAGCGACGCTCCGAGGCGCGGGCCCGGCCGGCCGCTGGCCGCGCGATTCCCGGCACTGGCGCATCGCGGCTTCCGGCTGTTGTGGATCGGGCAGTGCATCTCCGTCGCCGGCTCGCAGATGCAGAGCGCGGCGATCCTCTGGCACGTCGCGCTCATCACCCACTCGCCACGCGCGCTGGGGATGATCGGGCTGTTCAGCCTGATCGCGATCGTCATCTTCTCCCCGCTCGGCGGCGCGGTTGCCGACTCGCGCGACCGCCGCCAGGTCCTGCTCGTCACGTCCGTACTGCTGGCCGCGGCGGCCGCGCTGCTCGCCTGGATGACCCTCACTGGCCGCGTCTCACTCGCCGCCATCTACGCGATCACGGCGCTGTCGGCGGCCGTCGTCGCGTTTGCCAATCCGGCGCGCCACGCGCTGCTCCCCAACCTCGTGCCCCGCGAGGACTTCTCGAGCGCCGTATCGCTCACCTCCATCGCCAGCCAGGTGGCGAGCATCGTCGGCCCGACGCTCGCGGGTGCGCTGATCGGTGTCGGCTGGCTTGGCTACACCTACCTTGCCAACGCGGTCTCGTTTCTCGCCGTCGTCGTGGCGCTGCTGATGATCCCGGCGATGGGCCCGGCATCCGGCGGCGAGGGCGGCGCGATCAGCCTGGCGGCGCTGCGCGACGGCTTTCGCTTCGTCTGGCGCGCGCCCATCCTCGTCTGGACCATCGTCCTCGACTTCCTAGCGACCTTCTTCTCCTCCGCCACCTGCCTGCTGCCGCTCTTCGCCACCGACGTGCTGCGGGTGGGGGCTCACGGCTACGGCCTGCTCGCCGCGGCCTCCGGCATCGGCTCGCTCGTGGCGGGCAGCGCGATGGCCGTGCAGCGGCGCGTGCAGCGCCAGGGCCTGCTCATCCTGACCGCCGTGGGGGCCTACGGGTTCACGACGGTGCTCTTCGGCATCTCTCGCTGGTTCTGGCTCTCCTGGCTGGCCCTCGCGCTCATCGGCGCGTCGGACACGGTGAGCACTATCCTGCGGCAGACCATTCGGCAGATGGTGACGCCGGACGCCCTGCGCGGCCGCATGACCTCGGTCAACATGCTGTTCTTCAAGGGGGGGCCGCAACTGGGAGAGCTGGAGGCGGGTCTCGTGGCGCAGGCGATCGGGGCGCCCGCCGCGGTGGTGGTCGGTGGCGTCGGCTGCCTGCTGGCGGTGGCCTGGGTGGCGGCGCGCGCGCCGCAACTCAGACACTATCGGCACGAGGGGGCGCTCTGAGACATGCGGGGCGCCCCGGGCAGTCCGGGGCGCCCCGCCCGCCGCGCGCGGCCGGCCGTTGCCAGGGCTATCGGTAGTGCACCAGCACCCTGAGGCGCGCGGTCAGGTAGGTACGCGCGTTGGCCGCGAAGGTCCAGTCCGTGTTCGGCGCGTCCCGGTTGCCGATCCCGATGTCGGCGCCACCGCCCGCTTTCCAGTTGTTGAGCGCGAAGAGCGTCTGGCGGGCGGCGTGGTCGTGCACCTGCATACAGCCGTAGCCGTCGCGCGGGTCGCCGGGGTCGTCGCCGAAGTCGAAGGCCTGCGCCGAGGCATCCGGAACGCCCGAGCTGTTCGTGGGCCCGTAGTTGTCCGGCCAGAACTCCACGTTCCCGCCGGCCAGTCCGGTACCGTTCGGGATGCCCTTCACGTTCGAGAGCACGTTAATGCTCGTCACGTTCTGCTGGAAGCGCCCTCCCGACGCCGCCGTGGGTACGCCGATCTTGCCGGGGTCCGTGGTGAACGCGTCCATCGATACGTAGACGTACTGCGTCTGGCCATCGGCCGTCTGCAGTTCGAGGAAGTAGGCGATGCGGTCGAACGGCCTGGTGATGCGAGCGTGGTTGTCAACCTCGTACTTCAGGTTCGGCCCGAGCTTCGTCGCGTCGAGGTCGTAGACGAGCGCGTAGTCCTTCGCCTCGGGCACGCTGATGGCGAGCAGGTCGCGCTTCGGCACGTCGCCCATGCGGAAGGCGCTTGCCGGCAGGCCCGCGCCGTTGGCGAGGTTGGGCTCCGCTAGCATGCTCCAGGCGTAGCGCACCGCCACAGGCCTCTCGACGCCTGGCGCCGACAACACGACGGCGTCGCCGTCGATGCGCGCGTCGGCCTTCACGAAGCCCCCCTTCTCGGCGTCGATGATCTCGAACCACGTGAGCGGCTTGCCGTCGCGGCTTGCCAGGCCGCCGGCCGCGTTGTCGAACTCGAGGCGCATCCGGTCGCCCTCCGGCCGCGCCGCGCGCGGCGTCGGCCCGCTGCTTACCACGCCCGGCACGTGGTAGGTCTTGTCGAGCGCGAGGAGCGCCAGGCGTCGGCCGACGGTCTGCTTGTCCCTCGGATGAATGTCCGCCAGATCACCCACATCGTTGATCACGGCCATGCCCGTGCCGGGGATCGCCTGCGCCGCGGACTGCGCCTCCCAGAACTCGGGCTCCACCTGCGGGTTGCCTCCGTAGTTGAACGGCGCAATCTGCACGTAGTAGAACGGGAAATCGCCCTGGTTCCACACCTTGCGCCAGCCGCCCACGAGAGCCTTCATGCGCTCCGTATAGGTTCGGCCCTCGCCGAGGTTCGACTCGCCCTGATACCAGATCGCGCCCCGAATGGCGAACGGACAGAGCGGGCGGATCATGCCGTTGTAGAGCGCGGTCGCGTTCTGCACATCGTGGGGCGCGAGTAGATCGGCGGGGAACGTGGGCATCTCGGGGGAAGGCACGCCGGCCGCCAGGGCCTTGCGCGCGGCGGCGACCCACCTCTCCGTGGCCGCCAGGGTCCTCTCGAGCTGCCGCTTGTGGATCGGCGCGCGGGGATCCGCCAGGAGCACGCGCTGGTAGTCGGCGCTGAGCGCCGGCACCGAGGCGAAGCCCTCCGGTGGAGTCCACGTCTGGATAACGGTTCCGCCCCACGTCGCGTCGACGAGGCCCACGGGCACTCCGAGCCGCCGGTGCAACTCGCGCCCGAAGTAGTAGGCGGCCGCGGAGAACCCGCCCCAACCTCCCTCGGCCACGGTGGTCGGTGTGCAGACCTTCCAGGTGGCGTCCATGTCGTCCATCGGCAGCGGGGTCCAGCGGTTCGGCACCATGAGCAGGCGAATGCGAGGGAAGTCGGCGGCGGCGATCTCCTTGTCGGCCTCCAGGCAGTTGCGGATGCCCATCTCCATGTTCGACTGGCCCGAGCAGAGCCACACCTCGCCCACGAGCACGTCGTCCAGCGTGACGGTGCTGCGGCCGGTCGCCGTGAGCGCATAGGGGCCGCCCGCCTTCATCGGGGGCAGCGTCGCCTTCCACTCCCCGTGCGCGTCGGCCGTGGCGCGCACGCTCGATGAGGCCAGGCGGACGGTGACCTGCTCGCCGGGCGCGGCCCAACCCCAGATGGGTAGCGGCATGTCGCGCTGGAGCACCATGTGGCTGGAGAACACCTTCGGCATCCGTACATCGGCGCGCGCTAACGGGAGGCTGACGACGAGCAGGAGCAGCGCCAGGCCCGACCGTCGGGCGGCTGCGCGCCGGAATTCCGCAACCCGAAGCACTCTCACGTGGTCCTCCGCGATATCGATCTGGCGGCCCTGTCGGGGCGTGCGGCGCGGTACAACGTGGCAACCGGGCCCGGGGGATCGGCGCCCGCTCGCACGCTGAGGCGGTAGGAAGGGAGACCGGATCGGGGTGGCCGGATTTGAACCGGCGACCACTCGCTCCCAAAGCGAGCGCGCTACCGGGCTGCGCCACACCCCGCTCCCTCATTATAGGCCGGTCGCGCAGGTCCCGTCAAGCCGCCGTCGCGCGCGGGCGGACGGACCGTGCGGAGCGCGGGCGGACGGACCGTGCGGAGCGCGGGCAGCGGGTGAGCGCCATCCCCGCTATCCGGGGCAAGCGCGGCGGAAGGCGGCGGCGATGTCCAGGCCGGCGACCTCGCGGTCCAGGTCGTCGGCGCGTCCCGCGGCCAGCCGGCCCCGGACGTCCGCGGCGACGGCACGCGCCTGCTCGGCCTCGGCCATTTCCCGCGCGACCTGCTCGCGTGCCACAAAGCTCGCCAGCACGTACGCCTCGTCGGCCCGGCCACCGGCGCGCATGACACCGGCGATCTGCAGCAGCAGGTGCGTCATGTGGCCAGCATCGCCCACCTCCGCGGCGATGGCGCAGGCATGCCTGAGCGCATGGAGTGCTGCCTCGGCATCTCCATCCACCAGATGGAGGCGCGCCATCGCCGAGAGAGCGTACATGCGACAAGCCCGATCCCCAGCCTCCTCGCCGATTCGCAGCGCACTCTCGGCCCGCGCGCGCGCCTCGGTCGCTCGATCCTGGTCCAGGAGCACCAGGGCAAGCCGGGCATCGGCCAGGGCAACGCCGCGCGTGTTGCCGACGCGCTCGAAGCGCTGCCGGCTCTCGCCCAGCAGCACCTCGGCCTCGACGAGGAGACCCCGCCGCCGGGGCAGCTCCGACGCGTTGTAGAGCGTGAACGCGACGCCCAGCTCGTCCCCCTCTCGCTGCCGGATGGCCATGCTGTCCGCGTGGTACTGCTCGGCAGCGGCGTGGTCGCCGCGCTCGCAGGCCAGTATGCCCAGGTGCATGCGCACCATGCCTTCGGGCCCTGGCTCGCCCAGCGCGACGGCGAGCGCGAGGGCCTCCTCCCAGAGCTGCCGGGCCGCCGGGAAGTCGCCGTGGCCCCAGGCCACGTTCCCCAGGTTCACGAGCGCCAGCAGCTCCCGGTCTCGCTCGCCCAGGTCGTGGCTAATGTCGCGGCTCTCGGCGAACCGGGCCGAGGCACTCGCCAGGTCGTAGCGATCCCATGCGGCCAGCCCGCGCTGGTTGAGCAGCCGGGCGAGCGAGCTCCGATCGCCGCTCTGGCGCGCCGCGGCCTCGGCAGTCGACAGGCGCGCCTCGCACTCATGGTACAGGCTGTGTTGCCAGAGGTAGGTGAAAAGCGACTTGGCGTAGCCAACCACGCGATCGGACTGCTCGGCGGCCGCGGCCCAATCCATCCCGGCCCGGATGTTGCCGAGCTCCCGCGCGAAGAGCTGCGCGCCGCTGGCCGCGCTCTCGCCGAGCGCGCGCAGAAGGTCGGCACCGGCCCGCGCGACGGCGAGGTAGAAGGTGGAGTGGCGCTCACGAAGGAGATCGGCGCCGGACGCGGCCTCCAGCTTCTCGAGCGCGTACTGTCGCATCGTCTCCAGCAAGCGGTATCGGGCCTCGCCCGCGCCTTCCTCGAACTGGACCAGCGACTTGTCGACGAGGTGGCCCAGCAGGTCCAGGATCTCCCAGCTTCCCAGATCCTCATCCGCGCACACCTGCTGCGAAGCCTCGAGCGACCAGCCGCCAACGAACACGGCGAGCCTGTGCAGCAGCGTCCGCTCCGACCCGGAGAGCAGGTCGTAGCTCCAGTCGATCAGCGCCCGAAGCGTCTGCTGCCTGGGCCTGGCGGTGCGACTGCCCCCTGTCAGGAGGCGGAAGCGGTCCTCGAGCCGGTCGAGGATCTGGCGAGGGCTCATCAGCCGCACGCGAGCGGCCGCCAGCTCGATGGCGAGTGGGATCCCGTCGAGCCGCCAGCAGATGCGGGCCAGGGCATCCGCGTTGTCCTCGCGCAGCGCGAAGTCCGGCCTGGCCTGGACGGCGCGGTCCACGAAGAGGCGCACCGCGTCGAACGAGGCGGCATGCTCAACGCCTACCGGCCCTGCGGGCTCTGGCGCGTCCAGCGAGGGCACCGGCCATACCGACTCGCCCGCGATGCCAAGCGGCTCACGGCTGGTTGCGAGCACGCGCAACTCCGGGGACTGCGCGAGCAGCGCGGCGACCATGGTAGCGCAGGCTCCGAGCACGTGCTCGCAGTTGTCCAGGAGCAGCAGCACCTGTCGCGAAGCGAGGTGCTGCGCCAGGGTATCGGAGAGGGGACGCTGAGGCTCGGGACGAACGCCGAGCACAGCCGCGACGGTCTGGGTGACGAGGCCCTCGTCGACCACGGCGGCCAGATCGACCAACCAGACCCCGTCGGCGAAGTCGGCCACGTGCTCCGCCGCCAGCTGGACCGCCAGCCGCGTCTTGCCGCAACCGCCGGGGCCCGTGAGGGTGCGCAGACGGCAGGCGGTCAGGCCCTCGGCCACGGCCTGGAGCTCCCTGGCGCGGCCGATGAACGTGGTGAGCTGGACCGGCAGGTTGTTGGCGAACGACTGCAGCGAGCGCAGCGGGGGGAACTCGTCCGGGAGCGGCGGCATGACGACCTGGAAGACGTGCTCCGGTTGGAGCAGGTCCTTGAGCCTGTGCGTCCCAAGGTCCTTGACGGAGGCTCCGGCCGGCAGTCGATCGCTGACCGCGTCGCGCGCCGCCCGCGACAGCAGCGTCTGCCCACCGTGCCCGATGGCCCGCAAGCGGGCGCACCGGTTCACCGTCGCGCCGTAGTAGTCGCCATCACGAGACTCCGCCGGCCCGGTGTGAACCCCGACGCGTATTCGCAGCGCCGCGCCCCCCGGCCACGCCTCAGCGTGCATGGCGCACTGGAGCGCCAGGGCCGCGCGAACGGCGTCGCCGGCGTCGGCAAACACGCAGAACAGGCTGTCGCCCTCTCCGCGGCTCTTGATGATGGTGCCGCCAAACCGGGCGAAGTGCTCTGCCGCGAGCGCGTCGTGGCGGGGGAGCGCCTGCCGCATTGCCTCCGGGCAACGCTCCCACAGGCGCGTGGAGCCCTCAACGTCCGTTAGGACGAAGGTGACGGACCCGGCGAAGGGCATCGCGGCCTCCTCTGCCGTGTCCTTACGGAGCACGGGGCCCGGAGGCCTCCCGCGCGGCCCGGGGCACGATGCCGCCGCGGGCCGCGCCTGAGTGCTGTTGCCGCCAGGCGCATCGTCCTGCGCCCGGCGGCCGCGCCCGCGATGCTACCGAATGGCGCGCTGTCTGCGGCGGCGAACGACGAGCGGAAGGGCGGCGCCGCCCAGACCCCCAAGCAGCACGAGGAAGCCCGGCTCGGGCACGGTCGACGCGGTGGCTGTCAACAGGAACGTGCTGCGGCGAAACGCCTCAACGTCGTCGACGCCGATCTCCGGCACGGCGAGCACACCGTACAGGCGCTGGTTCACCTCGGTGAGCTGCCCGATCCTCGCCGAGTTGGGCCCGGCCCACATCTCAGCCGTACCGCCGAACGGAACGACGCCGGACGGCGAGAAACCCCAGGCGAGCTGAGGGAAGCCCTCTGCCACCCGGGTGGCTAACTCCACGCCGCCCTCGTACCCGACGAGCAGCGACAGGTGGTCGAACAGGAGGAGCGGATCCCCGCTGTGCAACTCGGCGCCGCCGCCGCCCTGGACGGCCGGCAGGAGCACCGCACCGGGGATCTCGATCGTCTGGCCGGAGTGGTCGAAGTAGTAGGCTGTCGGGTCTGCCCCCTGCGGCATGGTGAAGACGACTGTCACAGACGGACGACGCTGCGCCCGGGCGACTGCAGGACACAGCACGGCCAGAGCGGCCCAGAGCACCGGAGCCATGGCGGACAGATAGCGCATCCTTGTCTCCTCCACGCGGGCGCGTGCGAGCCAACCGGTGATGGGAGCATCGGTTGCATTTTCCATGCCAACCCAGCCGGCACGCTGGCTCGCCCCGGAGCGCTCCCCCGCGCGAGGCCCTGCGGTTCGGGTGGTTACGGGCCGATAATCGGCGTGTCGGGAGGATGACGCCAGTATGCCCGTTCTCACAGGCCGCCTGAGCCCGGCCCAGTTGGACGCCCTGCGCGAGGTGGCCAGCATCGGCGCCGGCCACGCCGTCTCCGCGCTCGTGGAGCTCAGCGGCCAGAGCCTCGTGGTCTCCGTGCCGGAGGTTGGCGTCTGCGCGTACCGTGACCTCGCCCGCCTCTTCGGCGGCGCCGATCGTTGCGTGGCGGCGGTCTACATGCCGGTCGGCGGCGTCGCTCCCGGCCACGTCGCGTTCCTCTGCGGCGAAGGCGAGGCGCGCGAGCTCTGCCGGATGCTGCTGGGCGAGGCGCCCCGCCCGCGATGGGAGGTCGACGAGATGGAGGCCTCGGCATTACTGGAGGCTGGCAACATCCTGATCTCGTCCTTCCTGAACGCCGTGAGCGAGCTAACCGGCCTCTCGCTCGCCGCCTCGCCACCTGGGTTCGCGATGGATATGGTCGGGGCCATCCTGCAGTGTCTGGCCTGCCAGGCGTCAGATATGGACAGCAACGCGCTCACGATGCGCGTCCAGGTGCGCGGCGACACCGCCGACGTGGTCGGCGCGTTCACCTACATTCCGGAGCCCGACGCGCTCCGCGTGCTGTTCAGCGCGCTCGGGGTCGCGGGATAGGTGGATGCCGCGACGATGGTCGGCATGGCCGAGATTCGCCTGGCCTGCGAGGCGGGAGCCACTCTGATGGCCCTCGGGCTGGGCTCATGCGTGGCCGTGTGCGCGTTCGACCGTGGGGCGCGCCTCGCGGG is from Chthonomonadales bacterium and encodes:
- a CDS encoding class I SAM-dependent methyltransferase; this translates as MYALEDSYWWFVGRHELSADLLAAAETGRTDLRILDLGCGTGAMSARLRRFGTVVSADFSRLALGFCRRRGLTRLCAADAMRLPFASGSFDAVVALDVMEHLPDDAACAAEIRRVLRPGGHLVATVPAYQFLWSAHDIALMHYRRYTVAGLRRLVIGAGLSPRRLSYAMTLLFPVVWAVRRATRESGAPKASLVPVPALVNALLVAALRAENALLRAIRLPFGVTVCCLARRPEEPCP
- a CDS encoding glycosyltransferase family 2 protein produces the protein MRNPSESPFSPPNPLLSVVVPAYNEESRIGATLERMLAYLDGDGRPYELLIVDDGSTDATLERVRAIAEGRANVHLLHYDGNRGKGHAVRYGVLRASGDFILFSDADLATPIEEVANLLGHVRAGAEVAIGSRDIPGARLERRQAWWREMGGKLFNRVVQVVAVPGIRDTQCGFKLFTRAAAQNTFRLCRIDNFSFDVEVLYVARRLGYRVAEVPVRWAHQEGSKVVFVRDALRMLRTLFRIRATAYELSRAETERTSVP
- a CDS encoding aminoacyl-tRNA hydrolase, with translation MLLIVGLGNPGSEYAGTRHNVGFDVIDLLAARWAIPVRRRALRSVLGTGRVGEASLVLARPMTYMNVSGEAVGAIARMYRIEPSNVIVIVDDVALPTGKLRLRLQGSSGGHHGLESVERHLGTRAYPRIRIGVGQARPGQMVGHVLGRFRAAEREAMTEARERAADAVELAVREGFEQAMNVYNRDPEPGDRRA
- a CDS encoding MFS transporter, which translates into the protein MRDGSDAPRRGPGRPLAARFPALAHRGFRLLWIGQCISVAGSQMQSAAILWHVALITHSPRALGMIGLFSLIAIVIFSPLGGAVADSRDRRQVLLVTSVLLAAAAALLAWMTLTGRVSLAAIYAITALSAAVVAFANPARHALLPNLVPREDFSSAVSLTSIASQVASIVGPTLAGALIGVGWLGYTYLANAVSFLAVVVALLMIPAMGPASGGEGGAISLAALRDGFRFVWRAPILVWTIVLDFLATFFSSATCLLPLFATDVLRVGAHGYGLLAAASGIGSLVAGSAMAVQRRVQRQGLLILTAVGAYGFTTVLFGISRWFWLSWLALALIGASDTVSTILRQTIRQMVTPDALRGRMTSVNMLFFKGGPQLGELEAGLVAQAIGAPAAVVVGGVGCLLAVAWVAARAPQLRHYRHEGAL
- a CDS encoding 9-O-acetylesterase, which gives rise to MRVLRVAEFRRAAARRSGLALLLLVVSLPLARADVRMPKVFSSHMVLQRDMPLPIWGWAAPGEQVTVRLASSSVRATADAHGEWKATLPPMKAGGPYALTATGRSTVTLDDVLVGEVWLCSGQSNMEMGIRNCLEADKEIAAADFPRIRLLMVPNRWTPLPMDDMDATWKVCTPTTVAEGGWGGFSAAAYYFGRELHRRLGVPVGLVDATWGGTVIQTWTPPEGFASVPALSADYQRVLLADPRAPIHKRQLERTLAATERWVAAARKALAAGVPSPEMPTFPADLLAPHDVQNATALYNGMIRPLCPFAIRGAIWYQGESNLGEGRTYTERMKALVGGWRKVWNQGDFPFYYVQIAPFNYGGNPQVEPEFWEAQSAAQAIPGTGMAVINDVGDLADIHPRDKQTVGRRLALLALDKTYHVPGVVSSGPTPRAARPEGDRMRLEFDNAAGGLASRDGKPLTWFEIIDAEKGGFVKADARIDGDAVVLSAPGVERPVAVRYAWSMLAEPNLANGAGLPASAFRMGDVPKRDLLAISVPEAKDYALVYDLDATKLGPNLKYEVDNHARITRPFDRIAYFLELQTADGQTQYVYVSMDAFTTDPGKIGVPTAASGGRFQQNVTSINVLSNVKGIPNGTGLAGGNVEFWPDNYGPTNSSGVPDASAQAFDFGDDPGDPRDGYGCMQVHDHAARQTLFALNNWKAGGGADIGIGNRDAPNTDWTFAANARTYLTARLRVLVHYR
- a CDS encoding tetratricopeptide repeat protein is translated as MPFAGSVTFVLTDVEGSTRLWERCPEAMRQALPRHDALAAEHFARFGGTIIKSRGEGDSLFCVFADAGDAVRAALALQCAMHAEAWPGGAALRIRVGVHTGPAESRDGDYYGATVNRCARLRAIGHGGQTLLSRAARDAVSDRLPAGASVKDLGTHRLKDLLQPEHVFQVVMPPLPDEFPPLRSLQSFANNLPVQLTTFIGRARELQAVAEGLTACRLRTLTGPGGCGKTRLAVQLAAEHVADFADGVWLVDLAAVVDEGLVTQTVAAVLGVRPEPQRPLSDTLAQHLASRQVLLLLDNCEHVLGACATMVAALLAQSPELRVLATSREPLGIAGESVWPVPSLDAPEPAGPVGVEHAASFDAVRLFVDRAVQARPDFALREDNADALARICWRLDGIPLAIELAAARVRLMSPRQILDRLEDRFRLLTGGSRTARPRQQTLRALIDWSYDLLSGSERTLLHRLAVFVGGWSLEASQQVCADEDLGSWEILDLLGHLVDKSLVQFEEGAGEARYRLLETMRQYALEKLEAASGADLLRERHSTFYLAVARAGADLLRALGESAASGAQLFARELGNIRAGMDWAAAAEQSDRVVGYAKSLFTYLWQHSLYHECEARLSTAEAAARQSGDRSSLARLLNQRGLAAWDRYDLASASARFAESRDISHDLGERDRELLALVNLGNVAWGHGDFPAARQLWEEALALAVALGEPGPEGMVRMHLGILACERGDHAAAEQYHADSMAIRQREGDELGVAFTLYNASELPRRRGLLVEAEVLLGESRQRFERVGNTRGVALADARLALVLLDQDRATEARARAESALRIGEEAGDRACRMYALSAMARLHLVDGDAEAALHALRHACAIAAEVGDAGHMTHLLLQIAGVMRAGGRADEAYVLASFVAREQVAREMAEAEQARAVAADVRGRLAAGRADDLDREVAGLDIAAAFRRACPG
- a CDS encoding chemotaxis protein CheC; this translates as MPVLTGRLSPAQLDALREVASIGAGHAVSALVELSGQSLVVSVPEVGVCAYRDLARLFGGADRCVAAVYMPVGGVAPGHVAFLCGEGEARELCRMLLGEAPRPRWEVDEMEASALLEAGNILISSFLNAVSELTGLSLAASPPGFAMDMVGAILQCLACQASDMDSNALTMRVQVRGDTADVVGAFTYIPEPDALRVLFSALGVAG